In the genome of Massilia sp. PAMC28688, one region contains:
- the nirD gene encoding nitrite reductase small subunit NirD, which yields MHRDIHFDSWTAVCALDEIVPNTGVCALVAGQQVAVFHVAGADNAVFAIGNYDPNSGASVISRGLVGNLGERIVVASPIYKHHFDLATGECLEAPEHSVPAYRARIEAGKVWVGL from the coding sequence ATGCACCGCGATATTCATTTCGATAGCTGGACCGCTGTTTGCGCGCTTGACGAGATCGTCCCCAATACCGGCGTATGCGCGCTGGTGGCGGGCCAGCAGGTGGCCGTATTTCACGTGGCCGGGGCCGACAATGCCGTGTTCGCGATCGGGAACTACGATCCCAACAGCGGCGCTTCCGTCATCTCGCGCGGACTGGTGGGCAACCTCGGTGAACGCATTGTCGTGGCCTCGCCCATCTACAAGCATCACTTTGACCTGGCCACCGGCGAATGCCTGGAGGCGCCCGAGCATTCGGTGCCCGCATACCGGGCGCGGATCGAAGCCGGCAAAGTGTGGGTAGGCCTATGA